CTGTTGTTTATGTATCGCCTGCTCTAACGATACAACGACAAACTGACAGGCTTTACCAAATCTAATTTGTGCCATCAGACCTATGTCTGCATTGATAACGGTCGCAATTTTAGGGTAGCCGCCCGTCGTTTGTCCGTCTGCCATTAAGACAATCGGTTGCCCTTGCGGCGGCACTTGAATCATACCAATATCAACGCCATGTGAGCTCATTTGTACCGGCTCACTAAATTCAAGCGCTGTTGTCCCTTCCAGACGATAGCCCATACGGTTACTATTGCTTTGTAGTTTCCATGGTTGGGTTTCAAACGCTTGTTGAGACGATTCAGTGAAGCAGTCATACTCACTGCTTTTTATCACTCTAATGACATCGGTTGGCGCAAGTCGAGCCACCCCAATTACAGGCAGGCTTGATTCAGTTTTTACCGTTAAGGTGTCATCGGCTTTTAAGTATCTACCTTCAAATCCGCCAAATCCTGCTTTGAGATTGGTGCTGATCGACTGCAATACTGGCTCAATCTCAAAGCCGCCGTGCACACATAAATAGGTATACATGCCTTGTAGCGGGCGCAAAAGTTTAAGCGTTTGCCCAGCTTTCGCATTGATACGCCAATAGCAGGGAACACGCTGGTCGTCTAAATAGGCCTCGTATAAAGCGCCCGTTAAGCAAAAACAAACGCTTTCTTCAAACTGTATGGTTAACTCGCCCAGTGCTATTTCAATAGCGGGTTCGTTTGCCTCGTTTTTCATCAAAGCATTACCTGCTTGTAGCGCCCAACTGTCCATCACGCCATTTCTACCCACGCCCATGCTTCGGTAACCCAGTCGTCCCGAATCTTGAATACTGGCAAGGGCACTTGCGGTTATAATTTTCATTGATACCACCTGTTTATTTGTCTTTTTGATTCATGCATCTTTTATTTACCGCTTATTGATGAATATCAATCGCTGTAAATGTCAAAGTATCGCCTGCGTTAAGCAACGTCGGAGAGGTCTTGGTTGAATCAAATAAAGCAGTATTCGCCTGGCCTAGTAACTGCCAACCGCCTGGCGAAGCAAAAGGATAAATCCCCGTTTGCTCGCCACCTATACCCACTGAACCTGCAGGCACTTGGGTTCTAGGTATGGCATGTCTTGGAAAATACAATGACTCAGACAAGCCGCCAAGATAAGGAAACCCTGGCTGAAAACCTATAAAATAAACGGTATAAGTGGCTTTAGTGTGTAGCTCAACAACGGCTTCAACTGAGAG
This window of the Psychrobacter arcticus 273-4 genome carries:
- a CDS encoding biotin-dependent carboxyltransferase family protein, with amino-acid sequence MKIITASALASIQDSGRLGYRSMGVGRNGVMDSWALQAGNALMKNEANEPAIEIALGELTIQFEESVCFCLTGALYEAYLDDQRVPCYWRINAKAGQTLKLLRPLQGMYTYLCVHGGFEIEPVLQSISTNLKAGFGGFEGRYLKADDTLTVKTESSLPVIGVARLAPTDVIRVIKSSEYDCFTESSQQAFETQPWKLQSNSNRMGYRLEGTTALEFSEPVQMSSHGVDIGMIQVPPQGQPIVLMADGQTTGGYPKIATVINADIGLMAQIRFGKACQFVVVSLEQAIHKQQKRQHYIDQIKEYANEN